ATCTGAAAGACGTATAACAGAGGAGCAAAATCACATGTTAGTGGCTGAGATGACTTTCGAAGAATTTTCAGTTGCTATCAAGCAGATGCACCCGGATAAAGCCTCGGGTCCTGATGGATTAAACCCTGCTTTTTTCCAGCAATTTTGGTCTATATTGGGGCGAGAAGTTTACGAGAGTTGCAAGTGCTGGTTAGACTCAGTCTCTTTTCCAGCAAACCTTAATGAGACCAATGTGGTTCTCATTCCTAAAAAGGAAAATGCTCGTTGTATGAAGGACTTACGACCAATTGCTTTATGTAACGTTCTATATAAGGTCTTAGCGAAGGTGCTCTCAAATCGATTGAAAGTTCTATTACCAAATGTTATATCAGAAAACCAATCAGCCTTTGTACCGGGAAGGAGTATAGCCGACAATGTGTTAGTAGCTTTTGAAGTTGTTCACCATATGCGTAGGAAGAGTCGAGGCAGTGATGGGGAGATTGCTTTGAAACTGGACATTTCTAAAGCCTACGACAGGGTAAACTGGTCATATTTGAAAGCTCGAATGCAGGCCATGGGTTTTTGCAGAAAATGGATTCAGTGGATCATGCTTTGTGTAACCACAGTGtcatatgattttttttttaatgGCACTTCTGTAGGTCCTGTATGTCCATTACGGGGTCTACGACAGGGGGACCCTTTGTCCCCGAATTTGTTTCTCTTGTGTGTGGAAGGTCTGTCTAACTCTCTTGATAAAGCTGCTATGGAGGGCAACAttctgttagtgtatactgaaaatatttatttgaagtatgtacatttatttctggccagtttatttgagaatcattaatattatatattgtgaacaaatctagtatcaaatgggatacagaatattagattgttaaatacggttgtataatataataaggttcacagcacaggtggtgttggacaatccactggtatggctgtagtattatttagattagtttatattgactaataaataatactagtatactttgtgtatattgaacatgatcaaatttagaattgttcccttaatactgattaagaaggagaactaagattatttgttattattaatgcttaggttcttaatccggaaatagtaattgacacgtgtatattatttacatgctttgatttatatatgaaataattcttttgaattatatcattatattttgggtgatgaaattatatacatggtggatattatttattgaaggaatccatgtcctgataatattcgggttaatgatgtccccttgaaagctcaaaaagatttaattatgtgaaaccctgcaggtggaatttattctggcataattaaataaaggttgagtggatgatcaaggataaaagatattaattaaataaattatcagtaatttatttagttaatggacatatgatattttaaacatggggaatttaataagcaaataatattggaaccgaattaattaaattacggtattaggaaagatagtgcaaatattaattctttagtggattgaattaatatttaattacattgggctaggctcaagatgtaattagaaggcctaacctaattatccatggtccctattgtagcctatatatattcttattctcttcttgcttggcaattgtgtgaaaacatattgtagccaccaaggagcaagaagagaggataacttgagaagacggaggccacacttcactccagggaatttgggaatacaatagaagagcgtggaatcaaccattaacaaggtaatcctcttttcataatctttatcgtaaaacgtagtaacaacctaagtccgtggttcccaacaattggtatcaagagcctggtaatgggttctacgttttatgatataatgttcGTGTCGTAATTAtgtatgcgtgtatatagtgttttgcttgtattggttttgatgcaggttgttaatccactattatggtcatgtatatttttaattatgtgtttggatcccacgtggtttaatcgtggttaatttttgttttggtttccacatggtttaatcgtggttgtaatttacacgagggttgatcgtgttagaatagattttacaaaattagttttgtattagatctatttttttaattgttccgggtattttgtaatagttatgtgcgatcggaaatcaattccggtagttttttgttccgctgtgcgattacaaggggctgctggggccgctgcggcagctgacactgctggggctgctggggctgttgcggcagctgggactgctggggctgctggggctgctggggctgctgggactgctggggctgctgggcgcgcttggggcagattttttttgagagctggattttttttcaagggccataataatggaaaatttattttaattttttccattaaattttaattattgctttaatttattgattatgtgtgtcgttaattatgtgtgtaattcttttaaaattgcatgtttaacttaattaggacgacatggacataaattttatttattgctttaattaaatgttatatgttgctaaaattatgtgtatattttgaatgcatgattagacataattataacaacatagagccccatttaattttaaaattcctcaattttaataataaaaaaaaattctaagtgggagagggaattaatatgaaattaaatcccatggtctccattattggttgtaggtaatttaacataaagacgaatataaattatatatatgtcacccatcgtggcatgtaatttatggtgtctagaatgttatagaaattactagaacaaacttcttaaattaataaattttgaaaggaataaataaggattttctttatttctgatttggggcgattttgtcaaaaacgggttcatcaaacttgtaaggctgtgggttttaagcgagaccgatgtgactcctccactacctggaaatcaaaccattgatgaatattgaattgaagtattctattcaaggcagAATTACGAATAATTGGAAGGTttacacgccacccatcgtggcgtaccaagttccatagatttcaaataatttaagatttgatgatggtatacacttagctatgaaaaataatatagtccaccccaacgtggcatattgtttagtaataggaccgaagtaacatttaaacaaaattaggtggtatacatgtcacacatcgtggcgtaccagaagcttatggtgtttatatgttggtgcattaaattttaataattgttagaggaatcaatagatcttaataattaatgcacccttatttatgtgatgtttttatgcatgattctcaggataaaatgggttttaatccactattcaccatacttaaggataacaaacttaccggacctaactatattgaatggaaacgaaatttggacatttgtgttgactgctgaggagtacaagttttgcacttatgaacccaagcctgaacagcctgctgttgatgctcctgaagatgataaagagtattataaacggtggattaaggctgatgaaatgtcgcgatgttacattctggtagaaatgtcgggtgttttgcagcatcaacatcagtctatggccactgcttcggatatgctctttaatctcaagaaactttttggagatcagaatagggctgcaaggcaagtagccatgaagcctttaatgaacactcagatggctgaaggcacatctgtaagggatcatgttctcaagatgatgtctcatctgaatgagatagagatccttggtgctgaacttgacggggaaacccagattgacattatccttatgagcttgtccaagagttttgagcagttccgcttgaattacaacatgaacaagaggcagtatagtctcgcggaactgctgacagaacttcaggcagctgaaggattatttcggcagagtgttcaagtgaatatggctgagaaaggttcttcctctaagccgaaaggtattaagaagaagaaaaaggctcagacacagaaagctgtgaaggcagtgtgagttcagggtggtgtgaaaaagcctaagggaaagtgcttcagatgcaaacagtcaggtcactggaaacaggattgtcctcttcctaagaagacaaacaatactggtatgtctctttctctagttacagaaacatttatagcggctatatctacgagcacttggtgtgtagatacaggagccactgatcatgtttgtaattttatgcaggggttccaatgcttagagatggtgagatatacgtgttcatgggagatgctacgaaagtagcaatagttgcagtaggagttattcatttatcttttggttctgataggattttggttttgaacaattgtctttatgtaccttcttttagaaggaatttaatttcggtttctaaacttgctttggatggttataatgtttgtttggatcgtaatgtttctattatgatgaataaacgaattatatattctggtacattgcaagacaatttgtatataattaatcctagtcaacctgcactgcaactgcaatttagggaattgatcaacacatcttctaactctactaaaagaaaggaaccttctagtttgaaccaaacatatctttggcacttgagattaggtcatattaacttgaggaggattcaaagactggtagtagacgggcctttaagctcattggcagtggagccatttccagtttgttaATCCTGCTTGGAAcgtaaaatgactaataggcctttcaaggcaaaagggaatagagccaaacaactgttagaattggttcactctgatttatgtggacccatgaatatccaagcaagaggtggttatgaatatttcgtcacttttattgatgattattctagatatgggtacgtttatttgttgcaccgtaagtctgatTGCTTTGATAAGTttaaagagtacaaagctaaaacggagaagcgacttaataaaagtatcaagtcactacgatcagatcgtggtggcgaatacttgcttggagaattagggaatatttatcagaaaatgggataaaatcccagttaactgcaccaggcacaccccagcagaatggtgtagcagagagaaggaaccagactcttttagagagtgttagatcgatgatgagttattcggatttacccaagtcattttggggacatgccttagagacagcagcttatcttctgaacttagtaccttctaagtcggttcctaaaacccccttagaattgtggaccggggataaaccgagtctaagacatattcgaatatggggttgtccagcacatgtgctgaacaagaacgcgactaagttagaatctcgtacagaagtaaggttgtctataggctaccccatgggaacgaaatgatatttattttatagccgaagaatcgggatgtcattgttagcaccaatgcaagattcttggaggaggactatataatgaatcacaaacccatgagtagtgtcgttttagaggaactagtgggagggacatataatacccatgaagctgtagtacaagtagaacaaccacaacataatgtacaacctgtcactaataccgcaccagtgcctcgtcgtagtgggagggttgttcaacagcctgatagattcatgtttttgggagagtcttcagacttggtccctggtgaacatgatgatgatccctgtacatacgaagaggcagtacaagacaaagatgcagatatttggcaaaaggcgatggaatctgagatagaatcaatatattttaatcaggtctgggagctcgtggaaccacccaaaggtataaaacctattggatgtaagtggatctacaagaaaaataggggattagataaaaaggtgaaagcctggaaaacaagacttgttgcgaaagggtatactcagaaagaaggtatcgattatgaggaaaccttttcaccggtagtcataCTTAAGttaatccgtattcttttatctatagcagctcatctcgattatgagatttggcaaatggatgtcaagacagcttttcttaatggaagtcttgaagaaaccatctatatgtagcaaccaaaaggattcattaaggaaggccaagagcatctggtatgtaagcttaagaggtctatttatggacttaaacaagcttctagagactggaatattcgttttgatcaggcagtccagtcatatggatttgatcaaagtccaagcgaatcgtgcgtgtataagagaagtgaaggtaatgcagtggtttttctagtactatatgtagatgatattttactcattggaaacaatgttgagatgttgtcatcagtaaaggcatggttgttcaaataatttgacatgaaggacttaggtgaagcgacatacatccttgggatcaaagttataagggatcgcaagaaaaggatgttggctttatctcaagagccctacattgatgaagtattagctcattttaacatgcagaactccaagaaaggttttttaccttttaagcatggagttgctctatctaagaagcagtgtccttcgacacctaaggatatagagagcatgaaagcagttccttatgcttcagcatgtggaagcttaatgtatgctatgttatgtacgaggcctgacatctgctttgctgtaggcatggttagtagatatcagtcaaacccaggtcaggaacattggagtgcagtaaaaactatactcaagtacctgagaaggactaaggagtatatgttaatttacaaggcctcagatctatttcctttgggatatactgattcagatttccaatcagatagggataagaggaaatcaacctcgggatatgtttttactttgggaggtggagccgttatatggaggagtgtaaagcagaaatgcattgtagactccaccatggaggccgagtacgtggcggcctctgaggctgccaaggaggctgtatggttcaggaactttcttttggacttagatgtggtacctaatttgcctaggagcttgacagtgtattgtgataacactggtgctgtggcaaattcaaaggaaccgcgagaccacaaagcagctaaacatattgaacgtaagtatcatctcatacgaggaatcgtaaagcgaggggatatagttgtggctcacacatcatcagaagacaaccgagcagatcctttcacaaagagcttgccaaccaaggtttttgacaagcatgtggaagcgataggagtcagatggatggacacatagatttttatataatagtggattaaataaacactcatgtacacatagaatattttgagtataagtgggagattgttagtgtatactgaaaatatttatttgaagtatgtacatttatttctggccagtttatttgagaatcatttgaatgtttacatgttgtctaatattatatattgtgaacaatctagtatcaaatgggatacagaatattagattgttaaatacggttgtataatataataaggttcacagcacaggtggtgttggacaatccactggtatggctgtagtattatttagattagtttatattgactaacaaataatactagtatactttgtgtatattaaacaggatcaaatttagaattgttcccttaatactgattaagaaggagaactaagattctttgttcttattaatgcttaggttcttaatccggaaatagtaattgacacgtgtatattatttacatgctttgatttatatatgaaataactcttttgaattatatcattatattttgggtgatggaattatatacatggtggatattatttattgaaggaatccatgtcctgataatattcgggttaatgatgtccccttgaaagctcaaaaagatttaattatgtgaaaccctgcaggtggaatttattctggcataattaaataaaggttgagtggatgatcaaggataaaagatattaattaaataaattatcagtaatttatttaattaatggacatatgatattttaaacatggggaatttaataagcaaataatattagaaccgaattaattaaattacggtattaggaaaggtagtgcaaatattaattctttagtggattgaattaatatttaattacattgggctaggctcaagatgtaattagatggcccaacctaattatccatggtccctattgtagcctatatatattcttattctcttcttgcttggcaattgtgtgaaaacatattgtagccaccaagaagcaagaagagaggataacttgagaagacggaggccacacatcgctcaagggaatttgagaatacaatagaagagcgtggaatcaaccattaacaaggtaatcctcttttcgtaatctttatcgtaaaacgtagtaacaccctaagtccgtggttcccaacacatTCATGGGTCTCAGGTTAGCAATACAGCTCCAATTATTACTCATCTGCTTTTTGCAGATGATAGTTTTCTGTTCTTTTGTGCCAATCTTGCTGAAACCACTGTTGTCAAGTCTCTCTTGAACGATTATGAGGCTCTGTCGGGTCAATCTGTGAATTTTCAGAAGTCTGCAATTTTGTTTAGTTCAAATGTCCCACAGTCTGAGAGGGGAACTTTAGCTGGGATTTTAGGAGTATCGAATGAGCTTCAGGATGGAAAATACTTAGGCCTCCCTTCTTTTGTAGGTCGTTCAAAGAAAAGGGTGTTTGGTTTTATCAAAGATAAAGTATGTAAAAGATTACAAGGTTGGAAGTCGAAAGCTATTTCTCAAGCAGGTAAATCAATTCTGATTAGAAACGTGGCTCAGTCTATTCCCTCGTATTGCATGTCGTGTTTTTTGCTTCCAAAATCTCTATGTCAGGAGCTTGAGAGGATGTTAAATAAGTATTGGTGGTGTACTAGCTCTAGTGATAGACGAGGAATAAGCTGGCTCTCTTGGGATTCTATGAGTTCATCGAAGAGTAGAGGTGGTATGGGTTTTAGGAATCTTTACGGTTTCAATATAGCACTATTGGGGAAACACTGCTGGAATTTTATAAAAAAGCCTCATTCATTGGTTGCTCGTGTTTACAAAGCACGTTATTACCCAGATTCTCATTTTCTTCATGCCTCTGTGAGTCCAGGATCTAGCTACATATGGTCGGGGATCATGACAGCAAGGAGAAGCGTTTGTAAGGGATATAGATGGATTCTTGGAGACGGTAGGGACATCAATGCAATAAGGGACCCATGGTTGCAGAATAAGGATGATTTTTGTGTGTCTCAAAGTATAGACTATGGCTGTAATCTAGTGCAGGTATCAAGTTTTTTCAGAACAGATAAGAGGAGTTGGGAGGCGGATAAAGTTAAGTCCTTTTTTATAGAGGATGATGCTCGTCTGATCTTGGCAGTGCGTATCCCACAAAATCCTGCAGTTGATCGTTTAGCATGGTCTCGAACGACAAATGGTCAATATACAGTGAAGACATGTTATCATCTTTGGCATGATTCCAATATAGGACCTGGTAGTGTCTATCAATCTAATGGCTGGAGCAAGTTGTGGAGACTGAATCTTCctcacaagatcaaaattttcttGTGGAGATTTTGTAGAAATAACATCCCTGTTCGAAGAAGATTGAGTGCAAAGGGAGTGCGGCTACCAATAACTTGCCCTATGTGTATGGCAGATATTGAACACCTGGGGCATGTTTTCTTCGATTGTCCGTTTGCTTCTAGTTGTTGGCATTATGCAGGTTTAACTTACGATATGCAGACGGTGAATTTTGTCCCTGACTGGCTTATACAAAAGATTAGTAGTGCTTCGAGGGAGGAAATTGAAGTGGTGGCCAAGGTTTTGTGGGGAATCTGGTTTTTTAGAAACAGAAGGGTATGGGATAACAAGGTGGTTACAGGACGGGTGGCTATAGACTGGAGTTCTAAGTCTATCTCGGATTGGAAGAAGGCAAAACATCTTAAAGCCCAAAATCGGGTGCTCAGTGTTAGGGCTAGTAACAAGTCACTTCAAAAATGGAAACCTCCTCGTGAGGGTTGTCTGAAGTTAATTGTTGATGCATCTATAAAGCTGGGATTAAACTTGTTTACCGTAGGTCTTGTTCTTCGTGACCATCATAGAATTTTTGTGGGAGGAAAGGCCATCTGTTTACAGATGGTGAGCACAGTTTTAGAAGCAGAAGCTCTGGCTATTCAGGAAGGTTTGCATTGGTTGTGTTCGATGTCGAATCAGGTGGTCTGTATAGAATCAGACTCTCTCCTCTGTGTGCAAGCTATTAATCATTCCCAGGAGAATCATTTGGAAGTTGGCCATATTTTGGAAGATTGTCGCACGACTTTACTGGCTAGATCAGGGTTTTCAATTCAATTTGTTAAAAGGCAGGCGAATAAAGTAGCCCACTTGATGGCTCGTTTACCTTATTCGCTAGATTGCCCAAACATATTAACGTCTCCTCCAGATTTATTGTTGGAGACTCTTTTGCACGATGTTGCTTAATGAAAGTTAgcattttcttaaaaaaaaaaaaagaactGTTGAATTTTAAGATTATTCTTTGATTTTCTAGAAATATATTTAATTAGAATTCTTAAGTTTGAAGTCTAGTTGAATCTTGatgaaataataattaataaaataataaatttattaaaataatattttattctcATTTCCAAACTTTTTC
This sequence is a window from Apium graveolens cultivar Ventura chromosome 9, ASM990537v1, whole genome shotgun sequence. Protein-coding genes within it:
- the LOC141685406 gene encoding uncharacterized protein LOC141685406; translation: MEGMDIEDEENEELVFDEGIEDNINKFELCFVGCFLTEKNVNSKAMKSKLADVWRPAKGINIKDKKSGLFLFQFYHIDDMQWVLNGGPWSFDGAMLITNKIGTGEDPLEVSLYNIPFWIQLYGLPGSLMTEQVGKELGDFFGTFVMYDPNNNSSIWRECMRLKILVDVRKPLKRKKKICRKNGSECIVQCKYERLGELCFICGMVTHTERFCNKKMDRSSSEIVKEWGNWLRAPQRKAAGQERSRWLRDERDVEWVVNSGNANYNQHFSESVSADRMREETISFANKIEELRVKYGFSQCFSVDRVGRSGGLAIFWKHNVACEVVGYSQNHVDVNFIENNAAIWRLSCFYGFPERERRKHSWDLIRRLAGVSQIPWCIIGDCNDLLYSSDTWGNLPHPQSLMDGFRAAIDDCFLSELDLSGGKYTWENSHGKSDWVRERWDRDFVTQQWWNLFPLCKLLVYHVSVSDHDPIFLDLLSTSFSKKQFRFKFENTWLQEPNFRKEVSDFWLELPTVNIIPKLVSVSSFMARWGRNFFHKFRDKIRRQKEVIRLLVDRVDEDGIKGDANTKFFHASASARKKANYLPFLETDSGDEVSNHEDMCQVVKDYYTAVFTSGHNAEILQLDESERRITEEQNHMLVAEMTFEEFSVAIKQMHPDKASGPDGLNPAFFQQFWSILGREVYESCKCWLDSVSFPANLNETNVVLIPKKENARCMKDLRPIALCNVLYKVLAKVLSNRLKVLLPNVISENQSAFVPGRSIADNVLVAFEVVHHMRRKSRGSDGEIALKLDISKAYDRVNWSYLKARMQAMGPVCPLRGLRQGDPLSPNLFLLCVEDDSFLFFCANLAETTVVKSLLNDYEALSGQSVNFQKSAILFSSNVPQSERGTLAGILGVSNELQDGKYLGLPSFVGRSKKRVFGFIKDKVCKRLQGWKSKAISQAGKSILIRNVAQSIPSYCMSCFLLPKSLCQELERMLNKYWWCTSSSDRRGISWLSWDSMSSSKSRGGMGFRNLYGFNIALLGKHCWNFIKKPHSLVARVYKARYYPDSHFLHASVSPGSSYIWSGIMTARRSVCKGYRWILGDGRDINAIRDPWLQNKDDFCVSQSIDYGCNLVQVSSFFRTDKRSWEADKVKSFFIEDDARLILAVRIPQNPAVDRLAWSRTTNGQYTVKTCYHLWHDSNIGPGSVYQSNGWSKLWRLNLPHKIKIFLWRFCRNNIPVRRRLSAKGVRLPITCPMCMADIEHLGHVFFDCPFASSCWHYAGLTYDMQTVNFVPDWLIQKISSASREEIEVVAKVLWGIWFFRNRRVWDNKVVTGRVAIDWSSKSISDWKKAKHLKAQNRVLSVRASNKSLQKWKPPREGCLKLIVDASIKLGLNLFTVGLVLRDHHRIFVGGKAICLQMVSTVLEAEALAIQEGLHWLCSMSNQVVCIESDSLLCVQAINHSQENHLEVGHILEDCRTTLLARSGFSIQFVKRQANKVAHLMARLPYSLDCPNILTSPPDLLLETLLHDVA